A portion of the Corynebacterium rouxii genome contains these proteins:
- a CDS encoding multifunctional oxoglutarate decarboxylase/oxoglutarate dehydrogenase thiamine pyrophosphate-binding subunit/dihydrolipoyllysine-residue succinyltransferase subunit has product MSSASTFGQNDWLVDEMFQQFQKDPQSVDKEWRDLFEKQGAPSTPGTEAKNTSSQPAAPAKKQPAPAKKPAPTTASAPASSEAKVAPKPENKKPAKKQQPSPLERAGELPTAGSSAIKGIYKAIAKNMDESLEVPTATTVRDMPVKLMWENRSIINEHLKRTTGGKVSFTHIIGYAVVKATMAHPDMNNFYDVVDGKPTLNTPEHINMGLAIDVQQKSGARALVVAAIKEAETLSFAEFVAKYEDIVARSRVGKLTMDDYSGVTISLTNPGGIGTRHSVPRLTKGQGAIIGVGSMDYPAEFAGASADRLAELGVGRLVTITSTYDHRIIQGAESGEFLRTMSQLFIDDAFWDEIFESIGIPYAPMRWASDLSNTGVDKNTRVMQLIEAYRSRGHLIADTNPLRWHQPGMPVPDHRDLDIATHGLTLWDLDRSFNVGGFGGKETMTLREVLGRLRSAYTLKVGSEYTHILDRDERLWLQDRIEAGMPKPSYAEQKYILQKLNAAQAFEDFLQTKYVGQKRFSLEGAEALIPLMDSAIDTAAGQGLDEVVIGMPHRGRLNVLVNIVGKPLATVFTEFEGHIEPKAAGGSGDVKYHLGAEGTHIQMFGDNEIKVSLAANPSHLEAVDPVMEGIARAKQDLLNKGDSTDGYSVVPMMLHGDAAFAGLGIVQETLNLAQLRGYTVGGTIHIIVNNQIGFTTTPDSGRSSHYATDLAKAYGCPVFHVNGDDPEAVVWVGRLATEYRRQFGKDVFIDMISYRRRGHNEADDPSMTQPEMYKLIDARKTVREQYKEDLLGRGELTAEDAEKVQRDFHDQMESIFNDVKETEKKPFEAQAGITSSQEVPHGLETNITREELVEIGQAYATAPENFEFHQRVAPVAKKRLEAVQNGGIDWGWGELIAFGSLAAGGKFVRLAGEDSRRGTFTQRHAVVYDPRTGEEFNGLNDLAERKGNGGKFLVYNSALTEYAGMGFEYGYSVGNEDAVVAWEAQFGDFANGAQTIIDEYISSGEAKWGQTSSVILLLPHGYEGQGPDHSSARIERYLQLCAEGTMTVAQPTTPANYFHLLRRHVLGGLKRPLVVFTPKSMLRMKAATSSVEDFTQVKKFQSVINDPRFVNGELDKNKVKKIMLVSGKLYYDLAKRAQKDKRDDVAIVRIEMLHPIPFNRLKEAFDFYPNAEEIRFCQDEPANQGPWPFLHEHLPELIPGMLPMKRVSRRAQASTATGLSKVHAVEQQQLLDEAFAN; this is encoded by the coding sequence GTGAGCAGCGCTAGTACTTTCGGCCAGAACGATTGGCTGGTAGACGAGATGTTCCAGCAGTTCCAAAAGGATCCGCAGTCCGTAGATAAGGAATGGCGCGACCTTTTCGAGAAGCAGGGTGCCCCGAGCACACCGGGAACTGAGGCTAAGAACACCTCCTCACAGCCAGCCGCCCCAGCAAAAAAGCAACCAGCACCAGCCAAGAAGCCAGCACCAACTACGGCTTCTGCCCCAGCGTCCAGCGAAGCTAAGGTTGCACCAAAGCCAGAGAACAAGAAGCCTGCCAAGAAACAGCAGCCTTCCCCACTCGAGCGTGCAGGCGAGCTGCCCACAGCTGGTTCCTCCGCAATCAAGGGCATTTACAAGGCAATCGCTAAGAACATGGACGAGTCGCTCGAGGTTCCTACCGCGACCACCGTGCGCGATATGCCGGTAAAGCTGATGTGGGAGAACCGCTCCATTATCAACGAGCACCTCAAGCGCACCACCGGTGGCAAAGTCTCCTTTACCCATATCATCGGCTACGCCGTGGTCAAAGCGACCATGGCACACCCCGATATGAACAACTTCTACGACGTTGTTGATGGCAAGCCAACTCTGAACACCCCAGAGCACATCAACATGGGCTTGGCTATCGATGTTCAGCAGAAGTCTGGTGCACGCGCACTGGTCGTTGCTGCTATTAAGGAAGCCGAGACTCTTTCCTTCGCAGAGTTCGTCGCCAAGTACGAGGACATCGTGGCACGCTCCCGCGTGGGCAAGCTCACCATGGATGACTACTCCGGTGTCACCATCTCGCTAACCAACCCAGGTGGCATTGGCACCCGTCACTCCGTACCTCGCCTGACCAAGGGCCAAGGCGCCATCATCGGCGTTGGTTCCATGGATTACCCAGCCGAATTCGCAGGTGCATCCGCAGACCGCCTCGCCGAACTAGGTGTTGGCCGTTTGGTTACCATCACCTCCACCTACGATCACCGCATCATCCAAGGCGCAGAATCCGGCGAATTCCTGCGCACCATGAGCCAGCTGTTTATCGACGACGCATTCTGGGATGAGATCTTCGAGTCCATCGGAATCCCTTACGCACCAATGCGTTGGGCATCCGATCTGTCTAATACCGGCGTCGATAAGAACACCCGCGTCATGCAGCTCATCGAGGCCTACCGCTCCCGCGGCCACCTCATTGCAGACACCAACCCACTGCGCTGGCACCAGCCAGGCATGCCAGTCCCAGATCACCGTGACTTGGACATCGCTACCCACGGCCTAACCCTGTGGGATCTTGATCGTTCCTTCAACGTGGGCGGTTTCGGCGGCAAGGAAACCATGACTCTGCGCGAGGTGCTCGGTCGCCTCCGCAGCGCTTATACCCTCAAAGTGGGCTCGGAATACACCCACATTCTCGACCGCGACGAACGCCTCTGGCTACAAGACCGTATCGAAGCCGGCATGCCAAAGCCTTCCTACGCTGAGCAGAAGTACATCCTGCAGAAGCTCAACGCCGCACAGGCCTTCGAGGACTTCCTCCAGACCAAGTACGTTGGCCAAAAGCGTTTCTCCTTGGAAGGTGCAGAAGCACTGATCCCGCTGATGGACTCCGCCATCGACACCGCCGCAGGCCAAGGCCTCGACGAAGTTGTTATCGGTATGCCACACCGCGGCCGCCTCAACGTGCTGGTCAACATCGTGGGTAAGCCACTCGCAACAGTATTCACCGAGTTCGAAGGCCACATTGAGCCAAAGGCAGCCGGTGGATCCGGTGACGTGAAGTACCACCTCGGCGCCGAGGGCACCCACATCCAGATGTTTGGCGACAACGAGATCAAGGTTTCGCTTGCCGCTAACCCATCACACCTCGAAGCAGTCGACCCAGTCATGGAAGGTATTGCCCGCGCAAAGCAGGACCTCCTCAACAAGGGCGACTCCACTGACGGCTACTCCGTCGTTCCAATGATGTTGCACGGCGACGCCGCATTCGCAGGCCTTGGCATTGTTCAAGAAACCTTGAACCTCGCCCAGCTGCGCGGTTACACCGTCGGCGGCACCATTCACATCATTGTGAACAACCAGATCGGCTTTACCACCACCCCAGACTCCGGTCGCTCTAGCCACTACGCCACCGACCTAGCTAAGGCCTATGGCTGCCCTGTCTTCCACGTTAACGGTGACGATCCAGAAGCAGTGGTATGGGTTGGTCGCCTCGCCACCGAGTACCGTCGCCAATTCGGAAAAGACGTCTTCATCGACATGATCTCCTACCGTCGTCGCGGCCACAACGAAGCCGATGACCCATCGATGACGCAGCCAGAGATGTACAAGCTGATCGACGCCCGCAAGACTGTGCGCGAACAGTACAAGGAAGACCTCCTAGGCCGTGGCGAGCTCACCGCCGAGGATGCTGAAAAGGTACAGCGCGATTTCCACGACCAGATGGAATCCATTTTTAACGACGTCAAGGAAACCGAAAAGAAGCCATTCGAGGCACAAGCTGGCATTACCTCCTCCCAAGAAGTTCCACACGGCCTCGAAACCAACATCACCCGCGAAGAACTCGTAGAAATCGGACAGGCCTACGCCACTGCTCCTGAAAACTTCGAGTTCCACCAGCGTGTGGCACCGGTGGCAAAGAAGCGCCTTGAGGCAGTTCAAAACGGTGGCATCGACTGGGGTTGGGGCGAACTCATTGCCTTCGGCTCCCTCGCAGCAGGTGGCAAGTTCGTTCGCCTCGCCGGCGAAGACTCCCGACGCGGAACCTTCACCCAGCGCCACGCAGTGGTTTACGATCCACGCACCGGTGAAGAATTCAACGGCCTTAACGACCTCGCTGAGCGCAAGGGCAACGGCGGTAAGTTCCTCGTCTACAACTCTGCGCTAACCGAATACGCGGGCATGGGCTTCGAATACGGCTACTCCGTCGGCAACGAAGATGCCGTTGTCGCATGGGAAGCACAGTTCGGTGACTTTGCCAACGGTGCCCAAACCATCATCGACGAATACATCTCCTCCGGTGAGGCTAAGTGGGGCCAGACCTCCTCCGTTATCCTTCTTCTGCCACACGGCTATGAAGGACAGGGGCCTGACCACTCCTCCGCACGTATCGAGCGCTACCTGCAGCTCTGCGCCGAAGGCACCATGACCGTGGCACAGCCCACCACCCCAGCCAACTACTTCCACCTCCTACGCCGCCACGTCCTCGGTGGCCTGAAGCGACCACTCGTCGTGTTCACGCCAAAGTCGATGCTGCGTATGAAGGCCGCAACCTCGAGCGTGGAAGACTTCACCCAGGTGAAGAAGTTCCAGTCCGTTATCAACGACCCACGCTTTGTTAACGGCGAATTGGACAAGAACAAGGTCAAGAAGATCATGCTGGTCTCCGGCAAGCTCTACTACGACCTTGCTAAGCGAGCACAGAAAGACAAGCGTGACGACGTAGCCATCGTCCGCATCGAAATGCTCCACCCAATCCCATTCAACCGTCTCAAGGAAGCCTTCGACTTCTACCCGAACGCCGAAGAAATCCGCTTCTGCCAAGACGAACCAGCAAACCAAGGCCCATGGCCATTCCTGCACGAGCACCTGCCAGAGCTCATCCCAGGCATGCTGCCAATGAAGCGCGTCTCCCGCCGCGCACAGGCCTCCACCGCAACCGGCCTATCCAAGGTCCACGCCGTGGAACAACAGCAATTGCTCGACGAAGCATTCGCTAACTAA
- a CDS encoding ABC transporter ATP-binding protein, with product MSPNVGSKLRAMLWRQPWIVVAAVVSTVMTTLFDATIPLLAGSAVDTATGSLGGGNAEVQRVVWILVATALARYVFQFGRRFFAGVLSNTFQHTLRVSVLDSLQRLDGPQQDKLRTGQIVSRSISDLNLAQAMVAMFPLLIGHVLKVVITIGILAWINVWLMFIAVACIPPLVWLSLRSRTTLFAATWSAQHSVANLATHIEQTVSGIRVVKAFAQESRELDRLDELSTQVYAEQMRSARLSARYRPLVQQLPTLALVIGIGLGGWLALDGHITIGTFLAFSTYLTSMTSVVSMLAGMVVQMQMGLSSFDRVMDVVDMAAEHPDPENPLNLPAGPLSLELDQVHFDGILNDTTFTIPAGHTVALVGPPGSGKTMAVQLLCGFYRPDSGQIRLGGVDTNQLRRHDLRSAISCVFDDPFLYSASIRDNIAMGRNVTDVDIERAARIAQAHDFISALPHGYDEIVGERGLTLSGGQRQRIAIARAVLERPRVLILDDATSAIDATTEHAIYEQLSSELSDVTIIAVAHRNSTLSLADSVALIEDGSIVDHGTLTHMRANPRFVYLMDVQEHLREHNSDEPFVPFDDGTEPEWSQLWPQVTRAQQDKRLTINSSTMKAAASVAGANPAAGGRGRGRGGMAASIPATPELLARVDALPPTRDTPGPRPLLDHDHGKVTAHQLFASVRWLIVVVIGLYIVGVTASLTIPTLVRAAIDRGVTAHNPSALWIVTGIGIGVVIVAWLADIATTIVTARTGERLLYHLRLRSYAQLQRLGMGYFEKTMSGTIMTRMTTDIEALNSFLQTGLAQTVVSLTTLVGILALLGATSLQLFAIAVIGVPLIGVATVVFKRISSRLYTQAREQISGVNALFQEHIGGLRSAQMARMEDVALADFSAQAARYRATRIKTQTAVAVYFPGINAVSQILQAAVLGVGAHLVANGELATGVLVAFLLYLDRLYGPIQHLSQVFDSYQQAQVGFRRISDLLSTPSSVPNDGRLVPAQRTDQGADIAFNDVSFSYSYDSAPVIDNLTLTIQPGSTVAVVGPTGAGKSTIVKLIERFYDPTTGEVASKRHDIRNYDIQAWRRTVGFVPQETHLFTGTVADNIAYGRPDATAEEITDAARRVGALRAIAAIDGGFRATVGERGQGLSSGQRQLIALARAEMMEPEILLLDEATATLDPATEKTILSAAERLTQTRTSVIVAHRLATAAKADRILVIADGAVLEDGDHASLRTNGGIYATMWTHGEQEIPR from the coding sequence ATGTCGCCCAACGTTGGCTCCAAACTTCGTGCCATGTTGTGGCGACAACCGTGGATCGTCGTCGCTGCCGTTGTCTCCACTGTGATGACCACGCTTTTCGACGCCACCATCCCCCTCCTAGCGGGCTCCGCAGTAGATACTGCCACCGGTTCTCTAGGAGGAGGCAATGCCGAAGTCCAGCGTGTGGTCTGGATTTTGGTCGCCACCGCTCTCGCCCGCTACGTGTTCCAATTCGGGCGGCGATTTTTCGCCGGCGTGCTATCCAACACCTTCCAGCACACCCTGCGCGTCAGCGTTCTTGATTCTTTGCAGCGTCTCGACGGCCCCCAACAAGACAAACTGCGCACCGGCCAGATTGTGTCGCGCTCGATCTCAGACCTCAACCTTGCTCAAGCAATGGTAGCCATGTTCCCACTGCTCATCGGGCATGTGCTCAAAGTGGTCATCACCATTGGTATTTTAGCGTGGATCAACGTCTGGCTGATGTTTATCGCAGTCGCCTGTATTCCACCGCTGGTGTGGCTCTCGCTCCGATCGCGCACCACATTGTTTGCCGCAACGTGGTCGGCGCAGCACAGTGTGGCAAATTTGGCCACGCACATCGAACAAACCGTTAGCGGAATCCGCGTTGTTAAAGCATTCGCGCAGGAATCGCGCGAACTCGATCGCCTAGACGAGCTCAGCACGCAGGTCTATGCCGAGCAGATGCGCTCAGCACGTCTTTCTGCCCGTTACCGACCACTCGTTCAGCAACTTCCTACACTCGCACTGGTCATAGGCATTGGTTTAGGCGGATGGCTCGCCCTTGATGGTCATATCACTATTGGTACATTCCTCGCTTTTAGCACCTATCTCACGTCCATGACATCGGTGGTGTCCATGCTTGCCGGCATGGTCGTACAGATGCAGATGGGATTAAGCTCCTTCGACCGTGTGATGGATGTTGTGGACATGGCTGCCGAGCACCCCGATCCGGAGAATCCTCTCAACCTTCCCGCGGGGCCGTTGTCACTCGAACTTGACCAAGTGCACTTTGATGGGATTCTCAATGACACGACCTTCACAATTCCAGCAGGTCACACCGTAGCTCTGGTCGGACCCCCTGGTTCGGGCAAAACCATGGCTGTACAACTACTCTGCGGATTCTATCGTCCCGATAGTGGGCAGATCCGACTAGGAGGAGTGGATACCAACCAGCTACGCCGCCACGACCTACGCAGCGCCATTTCCTGTGTTTTTGACGACCCATTTCTGTATTCCGCCAGTATCCGCGACAACATTGCCATGGGACGAAACGTCACCGATGTTGACATCGAACGCGCTGCCCGCATCGCACAAGCCCACGATTTTATTAGCGCGCTTCCCCACGGGTATGACGAGATCGTCGGCGAACGAGGCCTTACGCTTTCTGGCGGGCAACGCCAACGCATCGCTATCGCACGCGCAGTATTAGAACGTCCCCGAGTGCTCATTTTGGACGATGCAACCTCGGCCATTGATGCCACCACTGAGCACGCCATCTACGAACAGCTCAGCAGTGAACTATCGGACGTCACCATCATCGCAGTAGCGCACCGGAACTCTACGCTGTCCCTAGCAGATTCGGTTGCGCTTATAGAAGACGGCAGTATCGTCGATCACGGCACCCTCACCCACATGCGTGCAAACCCTCGGTTCGTCTACCTCATGGATGTGCAAGAACACCTCCGCGAACACAACTCCGACGAGCCTTTTGTTCCTTTCGACGACGGCACTGAACCCGAGTGGTCACAACTATGGCCACAAGTCACGCGTGCTCAGCAAGACAAGCGCCTCACCATCAACTCCTCAACCATGAAAGCGGCCGCATCCGTAGCAGGCGCCAACCCCGCAGCGGGCGGACGCGGACGAGGTCGCGGCGGCATGGCGGCGTCGATACCTGCAACTCCCGAACTCTTAGCCCGCGTGGATGCCCTCCCTCCTACTCGCGACACCCCAGGACCACGCCCACTCCTCGATCACGACCACGGCAAAGTAACTGCCCATCAACTTTTTGCCTCAGTACGTTGGCTCATTGTGGTTGTCATCGGCCTCTACATCGTGGGTGTGACAGCAAGCTTAACCATCCCCACCTTAGTGCGTGCTGCCATCGACCGCGGCGTCACAGCTCATAACCCGTCAGCGCTGTGGATTGTCACAGGAATAGGAATCGGCGTGGTGATTGTGGCATGGCTTGCCGATATCGCGACCACGATCGTGACCGCCCGCACCGGCGAACGCCTGTTGTACCACCTACGGTTGCGCTCCTACGCACAACTACAACGTCTTGGCATGGGCTACTTCGAAAAAACCATGTCGGGAACCATCATGACCCGCATGACCACCGACATCGAAGCCCTCAATAGTTTCTTACAAACAGGGCTTGCCCAAACGGTCGTCTCCCTCACCACGCTGGTAGGAATCCTCGCCCTCCTAGGCGCGACCAGCCTGCAACTGTTTGCCATCGCGGTCATCGGCGTTCCTCTCATCGGCGTTGCCACCGTCGTTTTTAAACGCATCTCGTCACGGCTGTATACCCAAGCTCGCGAACAAATAAGCGGAGTCAACGCATTATTTCAAGAACACATCGGCGGTCTAAGAAGTGCCCAGATGGCGCGCATGGAAGATGTCGCACTCGCTGATTTCTCCGCGCAAGCAGCGCGCTATCGCGCTACCCGCATCAAAACCCAAACCGCAGTCGCCGTATATTTCCCAGGTATTAACGCTGTGAGCCAAATCCTGCAAGCCGCGGTACTCGGAGTAGGTGCGCACCTGGTAGCAAACGGAGAACTCGCCACCGGTGTGCTCGTTGCTTTTCTACTGTATTTGGACCGCCTCTACGGCCCGATCCAGCATCTCTCCCAAGTTTTTGACTCCTACCAACAAGCACAGGTTGGTTTCCGTCGAATCTCCGACCTGCTTTCTACACCGAGTAGCGTTCCCAACGATGGGCGCCTGGTTCCGGCTCAGAGAACAGACCAAGGAGCCGATATCGCCTTCAACGACGTCAGTTTTTCCTACTCTTACGACAGCGCACCCGTGATCGACAACCTGACATTGACGATCCAACCTGGTTCCACAGTCGCCGTAGTCGGCCCAACCGGCGCTGGAAAATCGACCATCGTAAAACTTATCGAGCGCTTCTACGATCCAACAACGGGCGAGGTGGCGTCGAAACGCCACGATATTCGCAACTACGACATCCAAGCGTGGCGACGCACCGTAGGTTTCGTACCTCAAGAAACCCACCTGTTTACCGGCACCGTTGCCGACAACATCGCTTACGGGCGACCCGACGCCACCGCTGAAGAAATCACCGACGCTGCCCGCCGAGTCGGGGCCCTGCGTGCGATCGCTGCAATCGACGGCGGCTTCCGCGCTACTGTCGGCGAACGCGGCCAAGGATTATCTTCAGGACAACGTCAGCTCATTGCCTTAGCGCGAGCAGAGATGATGGAGCCAGAAATCTTGCTTCTCGACGAAGCCACCGCCACCCTTGATCCCGCAACCGAAAAAACAATCTTGTCTGCCGCCGAACGGCTCACACAGACGCGGACATCTGTCATTGTCGCCCACCGATTAGCCACCGCTGCAAAAGCAGATCGGATACTTGTGATTGCAGACGGAGCGGTCCTTGAAGACGGCGATCATGCAAGCCTACGCACTAATGGGGGTATTTACGCCACAATGTGGACACACGGCGAACAAGAAATCCCGCGATAA
- a CDS encoding shikimate 5-dehydrogenase, which translates to MVNLVDRNTVLCVSLAARPSNHGVRFHNWLYDRLGLNFIYKAIAPADITAAVAGIRGLNIRGAGVSMPYKQDVIPLIDALHPSAKRIHAVNTIVNDDGVLTGYNTDYVAVASLLKSHDVSASLSVAVRGSGGMANAVVAALADHGMAGTVVARNVETGSALAQRYGWTHATEVPAGTDMLVNVTPLGMHGDHEHIQAFSDAEIDAAQVIFDVVAYPVETPLIKAAESKGKKIINGGEVICLQAAEQFALYTGVTPSVAFVRAAEDYAQQG; encoded by the coding sequence ATGGTAAATCTCGTCGACCGAAATACCGTTTTGTGTGTCTCATTGGCTGCACGCCCCTCAAATCATGGGGTGCGCTTTCATAATTGGCTATATGACCGGTTGGGATTGAACTTTATTTATAAGGCTATTGCGCCTGCAGATATTACTGCTGCGGTGGCAGGCATTCGTGGTTTGAATATCCGCGGTGCAGGAGTATCCATGCCGTATAAGCAAGATGTTATTCCTCTTATCGATGCTCTTCACCCCTCGGCTAAACGCATTCATGCTGTAAACACGATTGTTAATGACGACGGCGTACTCACCGGCTATAACACCGACTATGTTGCCGTTGCCTCGTTGCTAAAATCCCATGATGTTTCTGCCAGCCTCAGCGTTGCGGTGCGTGGTTCAGGTGGTATGGCCAATGCGGTTGTAGCAGCACTGGCTGACCATGGCATGGCGGGCACTGTGGTTGCTCGCAATGTGGAAACTGGTTCCGCATTGGCGCAGCGCTACGGTTGGACCCATGCCACCGAGGTTCCTGCTGGTACCGATATGTTGGTCAATGTCACTCCGCTAGGAATGCACGGTGATCATGAACATATACAGGCATTTAGCGATGCTGAGATCGACGCTGCTCAGGTGATCTTCGATGTTGTTGCGTATCCGGTAGAAACCCCACTCATCAAGGCGGCTGAGTCCAAGGGCAAAAAGATTATTAACGGTGGCGAGGTGATCTGTTTGCAGGCCGCTGAGCAGTTTGCACTTTATACCGGAGTCACGCCTTCTGTGGCGTTTGTGCGCGCGGCTGAAGATTACGCTCAGCAGGGTTAA
- a CDS encoding carboxylesterase/lipase family protein produces MSDWTPNDVVRTTSGRVGGLSTTATDITPAVRTWRGVPYGRADRFRAPTSPQPWKEIRDCTNYASVAAQPTYGPSDRIRGTEDCLNLDIVRPDHERPLPVVVYFHGGSFVYGSSHEQLLRGHHLATSMDVVYVAINFRLGALGYLDLRSLGDDCVANPAILDQLLALKWIQANIHAFGGDPTNVTVMGESAGGAAVLTLMCTPTATGLFHKAIAQSPPIAAIHSKAQSTLWARMLAQRLGVNTLKELRGLPVADIIRAGQSMMWRSRELIYLNSCYSPTVDGTTLFEHPLKVFERGQQLKVPLLVGTNVDETSFAKGMYLRSKARTRAAHRVLSAFDPHSADHVLGVYQGAKRRRDFAQLIADGVFWAPSIAAAQAHSAVAQTWMYRFDFAPALLRWLGLGAMHSMELTPIFGDMNASRMSSLNVRNSRVALEQLGEQMQFHWARFIHHGQPGEAWPSYHTAGDTEPGRATMVFDRESRVIYDPYSQRRRAWSEYDMTEWGLGREDLLRALGLYEEPTYFAPLELEQ; encoded by the coding sequence ATGAGTGATTGGACCCCCAACGACGTTGTACGCACCACGTCTGGTCGAGTAGGAGGGTTAAGCACCACCGCCACCGACATCACTCCAGCGGTGCGCACTTGGCGCGGCGTTCCCTACGGGCGGGCTGACCGCTTCCGCGCTCCAACTTCCCCGCAGCCCTGGAAGGAAATAAGAGACTGCACTAATTATGCCTCAGTTGCAGCCCAGCCCACATACGGGCCTAGCGACCGTATCCGTGGTACCGAGGATTGCCTCAACCTAGACATCGTGCGACCAGACCATGAGCGCCCACTTCCCGTCGTGGTCTACTTTCACGGTGGATCCTTCGTCTACGGATCCAGCCACGAGCAACTCTTACGTGGGCACCACCTAGCAACCAGCATGGATGTTGTTTACGTTGCCATCAACTTCCGCCTTGGCGCATTGGGATACCTCGACCTGCGCTCACTAGGAGACGATTGCGTAGCCAACCCCGCAATCTTGGACCAGCTTCTTGCCCTGAAATGGATTCAAGCGAACATCCACGCATTCGGCGGGGATCCCACTAACGTCACCGTCATGGGCGAATCCGCCGGTGGTGCGGCAGTGCTTACTTTGATGTGTACGCCAACCGCGACGGGACTCTTCCACAAAGCCATCGCGCAATCACCACCCATCGCAGCTATTCATTCCAAAGCACAGTCGACTCTGTGGGCGAGGATGCTCGCGCAGCGTCTAGGAGTAAACACTCTGAAAGAGCTCCGCGGCCTTCCGGTGGCAGACATCATCCGCGCCGGGCAGTCGATGATGTGGCGGAGTAGGGAACTGATTTATCTCAATTCGTGTTATTCGCCAACGGTGGACGGCACTACGTTGTTTGAACATCCGTTGAAGGTGTTTGAGCGTGGGCAGCAGCTAAAAGTTCCCCTCCTAGTGGGAACGAATGTGGATGAGACATCTTTTGCTAAGGGTATGTATTTGCGTTCCAAGGCGCGCACGAGGGCGGCGCACCGAGTGCTTTCTGCCTTTGATCCTCATAGCGCCGATCATGTGTTGGGTGTGTATCAGGGTGCTAAGCGGCGGCGAGATTTTGCGCAGTTGATTGCGGATGGTGTTTTTTGGGCGCCGAGTATTGCAGCGGCTCAGGCTCATTCGGCGGTTGCTCAGACGTGGATGTATCGCTTTGATTTTGCGCCTGCTTTGTTGCGCTGGTTGGGGTTGGGGGCTATGCATTCGATGGAGTTGACCCCGATTTTTGGTGACATGAATGCTTCTCGGATGTCGAGTCTTAATGTTCGGAATTCACGGGTTGCTTTAGAACAGCTTGGTGAGCAGATGCAGTTTCATTGGGCGCGGTTTATTCATCATGGTCAGCCTGGTGAGGCTTGGCCGTCGTATCATACTGCTGGCGATACGGAGCCTGGACGGGCAACAATGGTATTTGATCGGGAATCGCGGGTGATTTACGACCCGTATTCCCAGCGCCGCCGTGCGTGGTCAGAATACGATATGACCGAGTGGGGTTTGGGGCGCGAGGATTTACTGCGCGCTCTGGGATTGTATGAGGAACCCACGTATTTTGCTCCGTTGGAATTAGAACAATAG
- a CDS encoding (2Fe-2S)-binding protein: MDSVLDAAFDRLMAEHERFRPSLDPSVSQGNVVDVAQLYSEDTVKTAIAASQHIFGVPTDKHAAQLWLFSLLGDALNPSVTAMVSIDVVPLLDIRQSTVFHRDDTGYWFGFRPHVCADSVRESGRALAVSVAPLIATICRLTGMRPAPLWAVVTDAAVQPVIAAGNDDFETVRALDTARELVVGLRKGVDSLGGDVAEFKAAIPQHNFEQICDGCFAPIDPSVEPDYVVAHRVSCCMIYHSPTAGKCTSCPHQDKDVRKNALIAASESF, encoded by the coding sequence ATGGACTCGGTTCTAGATGCTGCATTTGATCGATTGATGGCTGAGCATGAGCGTTTTCGCCCTTCGTTGGATCCCAGCGTTTCGCAGGGAAACGTGGTGGATGTTGCGCAGTTGTATTCGGAAGATACGGTGAAAACGGCCATTGCCGCTTCGCAGCACATCTTTGGAGTGCCTACGGATAAGCACGCTGCGCAGTTGTGGCTTTTTAGTTTGCTTGGCGACGCCCTCAATCCGTCGGTAACGGCGATGGTCAGCATTGATGTGGTGCCGTTGCTGGATATACGCCAATCGACTGTATTCCATCGTGACGATACTGGGTATTGGTTTGGTTTTCGTCCCCACGTCTGCGCCGATAGTGTGCGGGAGTCTGGCCGTGCGTTGGCGGTATCCGTTGCACCATTGATAGCTACCATATGTCGGCTGACTGGTATGCGCCCAGCACCGTTGTGGGCGGTGGTAACTGATGCTGCTGTGCAGCCTGTTATAGCTGCTGGGAATGATGACTTTGAAACTGTAAGGGCGTTAGATACGGCTCGTGAATTGGTGGTGGGCCTTCGCAAGGGGGTTGATTCTCTAGGAGGGGACGTAGCAGAGTTTAAAGCCGCGATACCGCAGCATAACTTTGAGCAGATCTGCGATGGTTGTTTTGCTCCTATCGATCCAAGTGTTGAACCTGATTATGTGGTTGCGCACCGTGTGTCGTGTTGCATGATTTATCATTCGCCTACGGCTGGTAAGTGCACATCGTGCCCGCATCAGGACAAAGATGTGCGAAAGAATGCACTGATTGCTGCTTCGGAGAGTTTTTAA